A portion of the Thermosediminibacter oceani DSM 16646 genome contains these proteins:
- a CDS encoding glycosyltransferase family 4 protein, with the protein MNILLVHNHYRQPGGEDSVFFSEKMLLSDQGHNVFFYTANNAQLEKFSAAGMIRNTLWNQKSYWDLRYLISKHSVQVAHFHNTFPLISPSAYYAAKSENIPVVQTLHNYRLLCPNALFFRAGHVCEDCLGRFVPWPGVLRRCYRGSIAASGVVATMLTFHRVLGTWKRMVDVYVALTEFARQKFIKAGFPAEKIVVKPNFVYPDPGVGEGKAGFTLFVGRLSPEKGLDTLLVAWERLEGKLPLKIVGDGPLAGKVIEATQRLIGVEWLGRRSREEVLALMKEASFLIFPSISHEGFPMTIVEAFAVGLPVLASNIGNMSNLIDPGRTGFHFRAGDSEDLAAKVEWAWAHTRQLMEMRREARAEYEAKYTAEKNYEMLMNIYQLAISRAKGRG; encoded by the coding sequence TTGAATATACTCTTGGTCCATAACCACTACAGACAGCCGGGTGGTGAAGATTCAGTATTTTTCTCCGAAAAGATGCTCCTTTCGGATCAGGGTCACAATGTGTTTTTTTATACCGCTAATAACGCCCAATTGGAGAAATTTAGCGCTGCTGGTATGATTCGAAATACTCTCTGGAATCAAAAAAGCTACTGGGATTTGCGATACCTTATAAGTAAACACAGTGTACAGGTGGCTCACTTCCATAACACCTTTCCTCTTATTTCTCCATCTGCTTATTATGCAGCAAAATCTGAGAATATACCAGTGGTACAAACCCTGCACAATTACCGGCTGCTTTGTCCAAACGCTCTTTTCTTTCGTGCAGGACATGTTTGCGAGGACTGTCTGGGTCGGTTTGTTCCCTGGCCGGGGGTGCTACGCCGCTGTTACCGGGGAAGTATTGCAGCTTCAGGTGTAGTTGCTACCATGCTCACGTTTCATCGAGTTTTAGGAACCTGGAAACGTATGGTGGATGTCTACGTTGCCCTTACCGAGTTTGCTAGACAGAAATTCATTAAAGCTGGTTTTCCGGCAGAAAAAATTGTTGTGAAGCCTAATTTCGTTTATCCCGATCCAGGGGTTGGTGAGGGGAAGGCAGGATTTACTCTTTTTGTTGGGCGTCTTTCACCGGAGAAGGGGCTGGATACTTTACTTGTAGCTTGGGAGCGATTAGAAGGAAAATTGCCATTAAAAATAGTAGGAGATGGACCATTAGCCGGAAAAGTAATCGAGGCGACTCAACGGCTAATAGGTGTGGAATGGTTGGGGCGAAGATCAAGAGAAGAAGTATTGGCCCTTATGAAAGAGGCCAGTTTTCTAATCTTTCCATCGATTTCGCATGAGGGCTTCCCCATGACTATTGTCGAGGCTTTTGCCGTAGGACTCCCGGTTCTCGCAAGTAATATTGGTAACATGTCGAACCTGATCGATCCGGGTCGCACTGGTTTCCACTTCCGCGCTGGCGATTCAGAAGATTTGGCAGCAAAGGTAGAGTGGGCCTGGGCACATACTCGTCAATTGATGGAGATGCGCCGAGAGGCTCGGGCGGAGTACGAGGCGAAGTACACGGCTGAGAAAAATTATGAGATGCTGATGAATATCTACCAACTGGCTATTTCACGGGCAAAGGGGCGAGGATAA
- a CDS encoding glycosyltransferase family 4 protein: MKVLHIVLKPRFSGAEILVKDLAVTHSSQGIAVGIAAFNPPEDDFMPIIENLSISGVKCFLPVSPLKKTSRLLALWNWLAQFRPDIIVAHSAIPALYTRIALFNRQMPKVISVLHAVDDYRDWRLRLPEYILRWKSARVVAVSDESARYYIRRFPKAHIKIIPNGIHINRFILAAQNRAKHREYFGLAGHTQIVLQVGRITPVKQQHLSLAAIIPIMRENPNVELWFIGPIEDKSYYNALLDKVRSFEIAERVRFWGGQSNLELFLAVSDLLLMPSVREASSIAFLEALASGIPVIASDIPAFAFAEKYPGVWLVSPENTPEFGDRIQLALAEKMRHVRDLSSYSFQRTAEQYLSLFKEVLDNEKGCVD; the protein is encoded by the coding sequence GTGAAAGTTCTCCATATAGTATTAAAACCAAGATTTTCAGGAGCAGAAATACTAGTTAAAGACTTAGCCGTTACCCATAGTTCTCAAGGTATTGCAGTCGGGATAGCAGCTTTTAATCCACCAGAAGATGACTTTATGCCAATAATAGAGAATCTGTCAATTTCAGGCGTCAAATGTTTTTTACCTGTAAGCCCTTTAAAAAAGACTTCGCGTTTGCTTGCACTATGGAACTGGTTAGCTCAGTTTAGACCAGACATAATAGTTGCACATTCAGCAATTCCGGCACTTTATACAAGAATCGCGCTATTTAATCGGCAAATGCCAAAAGTTATCTCCGTGTTACACGCGGTTGATGACTACCGAGACTGGCGGCTAAGGTTACCTGAATACATTCTAAGGTGGAAGTCTGCTAGAGTGGTTGCTGTTTCTGATGAAAGTGCTCGGTACTATATTCGAAGGTTTCCAAAAGCTCATATAAAAATTATACCAAATGGAATCCACATAAATCGCTTTATCCTTGCCGCCCAAAACCGTGCAAAACATCGTGAATATTTTGGACTAGCTGGTCATACTCAGATCGTTCTGCAAGTAGGGCGTATTACTCCGGTAAAACAACAGCACCTCAGCCTGGCAGCAATTATACCCATAATGCGGGAAAATCCAAATGTGGAACTTTGGTTTATTGGCCCGATTGAAGATAAAAGCTACTACAACGCTCTTTTAGATAAGGTAAGATCGTTCGAGATAGCAGAGAGAGTTCGTTTTTGGGGTGGGCAATCTAATTTAGAATTGTTTCTTGCGGTGTCTGATTTACTGTTAATGCCTTCGGTGCGGGAGGCTTCCAGTATTGCGTTTCTCGAGGCACTGGCCTCTGGGATTCCAGTAATCGCGTCGGATATTCCGGCTTTTGCGTTTGCTGAAAAATACCCGGGTGTGTGGTTGGTTAGTCCTGAGAATACTCCAGAGTTTGGTGATCGGATCCAGTTGGCTTTGGCTGAAAAAATGCGACACGTACGCGATTTGAGCTCATACAGCTTTCAGCGTACTGCTGAGCAATATCTGTCCTTGTTCAAAGAGGTGCTGGATAATGAGAAGGGTTGTGTTGATTGA
- a CDS encoding glycosyltransferase family 4 protein: MRVALVTNIASPYRIPVWDALGKEVEDLRIFLCAENEPNRIWKIKDLGSYAFEYRILPGKQWYVPSRDWAIYLNPTLWCELNEYRPTHLIVSGYETPSYLMAIAYAKLHRVRLVIWWGSHALSSRSRRGPVAWVRKHILRLADAYITYGTRATEYLINMGIPIERIVTGTNTVDVERVAGLVESYRVEMGPRIDKRTRFLYVGQLIERKGVRQLLRAFRALPKERAELIIVGYGPLEDELKMFAKDNGMDNIIFAGSTRTLEETARYYAWADVLVMPSLIEVWGLVVNEALAAGLWVLASRYAGATFDLVERAPVEVGIAFNPIDEEDFIRSLNMSLSNAHLRRSKEISKWGMMHSPKRYAHCIVSCLFLSEQFC; the protein is encoded by the coding sequence TTGCGGGTTGCCCTTGTTACGAATATAGCCTCTCCATACCGCATTCCAGTTTGGGATGCGTTGGGTAAGGAAGTGGAAGATCTTCGTATTTTTCTATGTGCAGAAAACGAACCCAACCGGATATGGAAAATAAAGGATCTCGGTAGCTATGCTTTTGAATACCGTATTCTCCCTGGTAAACAATGGTATGTTCCCAGCCGTGATTGGGCTATTTACTTGAATCCTACGCTATGGTGCGAACTCAATGAATACCGTCCTACGCACCTTATTGTATCAGGGTATGAGACACCCAGTTACCTTATGGCCATTGCCTATGCTAAGCTGCATAGAGTTCGATTAGTAATCTGGTGGGGTAGCCATGCTCTCAGCAGCCGTTCCCGCCGCGGGCCAGTGGCTTGGGTGCGCAAGCACATCTTGCGGCTCGCAGATGCCTATATTACCTATGGTACAAGAGCCACGGAATACTTGATCAATATGGGTATTCCCATAGAACGCATCGTGACGGGGACGAATACAGTTGATGTGGAGAGAGTGGCGGGCCTTGTAGAGTCATATCGGGTTGAAATGGGCCCGCGGATAGATAAACGCACCCGATTTCTGTATGTGGGGCAATTAATCGAGCGTAAAGGAGTAAGGCAGCTTCTTCGTGCTTTTCGTGCTTTACCAAAGGAGAGAGCTGAACTTATTATAGTGGGCTATGGCCCTCTTGAAGATGAACTGAAAATGTTTGCGAAGGATAATGGCATGGACAACATTATCTTTGCTGGAAGTACGCGAACACTGGAAGAAACGGCACGCTATTATGCTTGGGCGGATGTGTTGGTTATGCCGTCTTTGATTGAGGTTTGGGGGTTAGTAGTCAATGAGGCTCTGGCGGCAGGGTTATGGGTTTTAGCCTCGAGGTACGCAGGTGCAACATTTGATCTTGTCGAAAGGGCACCGGTAGAGGTCGGCATTGCCTTTAATCCCATCGATGAGGAAGATTTTATTAGATCCCTCAATATGTCACTAAGCAATGCTCATCTTAGGCGCAGCAAAGAAATTTCAAAGTGGGGGATGATGCATTCGCCCAAACGTTACGCGCACTGTATTGTGAGTTGTTTATTTTTGTCAGAACAATTTTGCTAA
- a CDS encoding O-antigen polymerase, with protein sequence MNKRVSNNQKYFCYTKIFWLIFVFNLLAIILPLSFIINISEFRINSNGILTLFIIWYSSARLAILSAKGLKRLLSMTFWVFVYIWLGISPLFQVSVGRMPWPITTSEYHVTYALIISITGLLFYDVGMFLAGHLIKTNNTNYTPKLILDERKILLFAPISIVTAAVIIVAFFGGFDIFLLARAVRNAYLNELYSKSQLLLLDNLLRAIIFVSLQSVFVIWIRRTNNYLTKKNILKFIFLIVLIVLNLYINNPISTARYRFGFVVISLLFIGLKWNEKTSFPLWTLMMITFLLIIFPYADLFRNRADVSLKSLEFLPIYEHLVGNGDYDAFQQLSNTVAYVSKKGITWGKQLLGVIFFAIPRNLWPNKPLGSGEFIALNSGYYYTNLSCPLWAEAYLNGGFIAVIIIFTVYGILTKNIEHQYLSQQNGASFLDIFVPFFAPYQIFFLRGDLMSTFAYLIPNILFMLLVTKINCKR encoded by the coding sequence ATGAACAAAAGAGTTAGCAATAATCAAAAATATTTTTGTTACACAAAAATATTTTGGTTAATTTTTGTGTTTAATTTATTGGCAATAATTCTTCCATTAAGCTTTATAATAAATATTTCTGAATTCCGAATAAATTCTAATGGAATATTAACTTTATTCATTATTTGGTATAGCAGTGCGCGGTTGGCTATACTTAGTGCTAAGGGGCTAAAGCGTTTATTGAGCATGACTTTTTGGGTTTTCGTATATATCTGGCTTGGCATTTCACCATTATTTCAGGTAAGTGTGGGGAGAATGCCATGGCCTATAACAACCTCCGAATACCATGTTACTTATGCTCTAATCATTTCCATTACCGGTTTGCTTTTTTATGACGTTGGAATGTTTCTGGCTGGTCACCTTATTAAAACAAACAATACAAATTATACGCCAAAACTAATATTGGATGAACGCAAAATATTATTGTTTGCACCTATATCAATTGTTACTGCAGCAGTTATTATTGTGGCCTTTTTCGGTGGATTCGATATTTTTCTACTTGCACGGGCAGTCAGAAACGCTTATCTAAATGAATTATACTCGAAGTCACAGCTGCTGCTGTTAGATAATTTGTTAAGAGCTATTATTTTTGTATCTTTACAATCAGTTTTTGTTATCTGGATCCGTAGAACGAATAATTATCTCACTAAAAAAAACATACTTAAATTTATATTTCTTATTGTGTTAATTGTGTTAAATCTATATATCAACAATCCTATTTCAACAGCACGTTATAGATTTGGATTCGTTGTAATTAGTTTATTGTTTATTGGTTTAAAATGGAATGAGAAAACCTCGTTCCCATTGTGGACACTTATGATGATTACTTTTCTGCTCATCATATTCCCCTATGCGGATTTGTTTAGAAATAGAGCTGATGTTTCTCTAAAATCTCTTGAATTTCTACCCATTTATGAACATCTAGTGGGTAATGGCGATTATGATGCATTTCAACAACTCTCAAATACCGTGGCATATGTATCTAAGAAGGGAATAACATGGGGAAAACAATTGCTCGGGGTGATATTTTTTGCTATACCTCGAAATCTGTGGCCAAACAAGCCTTTGGGTTCAGGTGAGTTTATTGCACTTAACTCAGGGTATTACTATACTAATCTGTCTTGCCCATTGTGGGCAGAGGCTTATCTAAATGGAGGATTTATAGCTGTAATAATTATTTTTACAGTGTATGGCATCCTTACTAAGAATATAGAACACCAATATCTAAGCCAGCAAAATGGTGCTTCCTTTCTCGATATATTTGTTCCCTTTTTTGCACCATATCAGATTTTTTTCCTTAGAGGCGATTTAATGTCTACATTTGCTTACCTAATTCCAAATATATTATTCATGCTGTTAGTAACAAAGATTAATTGTAAGCGGTGA
- a CDS encoding WcaI family glycosyltransferase, translated as MSGTLGLRLLIYGINYTPEPTGTGKYTGEMAAWLAARGHQVDAIVGLPHYPSWEVDPAYQDKGFHTEIIEGVRVLRVPHFVPSPERIGAIERIRLESSFSLKALRYWLLFLLQNNSYDAVIAICPPMQVGVYPWLYRLFRGVPWIFHIQDLQVDVAVRLGLLNGKLSKVLYTVENFLLRRATRVSTITEAMRRRIIAKGVPEKNTWLFPNWSDITFIRPMPRNNAFRQELRVAEDQILFMYAGNMGEKQGLELVLQAAEHLRYYSQLRFVLVGAGVAKQRLEKMAEEMKLTNVTFLPVQPLERLPEMLAAADVHLVVQKSEAADLVMPSKLTNILAAGRPVVATADSGTALHDVLTSYQAGIVTPPGDLKAFIDALQLLAESAILREQMGRNARLYAERYLDKERILKDFEDKLITLVREVRKR; from the coding sequence ATGAGCGGTACTTTGGGTCTAAGGTTATTGATATATGGTATTAATTATACTCCTGAGCCCACCGGAACCGGCAAGTACACTGGTGAGATGGCGGCATGGCTGGCGGCTCGGGGACACCAAGTTGATGCAATAGTAGGACTGCCACACTACCCGTCTTGGGAAGTTGACCCTGCTTACCAGGACAAAGGGTTTCACACAGAGATAATAGAAGGAGTACGAGTGTTGAGGGTTCCTCACTTTGTACCCTCACCGGAACGCATAGGAGCAATCGAACGCATTCGTTTGGAATCCAGCTTCTCTCTTAAGGCTCTGCGTTACTGGTTACTGTTTTTATTGCAGAACAACAGTTATGATGCCGTAATTGCAATCTGTCCACCTATGCAGGTGGGAGTCTACCCATGGTTGTACCGTCTTTTCAGAGGTGTGCCCTGGATATTTCACATACAGGACCTTCAGGTTGATGTAGCAGTGCGGCTGGGATTACTAAACGGCAAATTGAGCAAGGTGTTATATACTGTTGAGAATTTCTTGTTACGACGCGCTACTAGAGTTTCCACTATTACAGAGGCTATGAGGCGTCGAATTATTGCCAAAGGTGTTCCAGAAAAAAATACCTGGCTTTTTCCTAATTGGTCTGACATTACTTTTATTCGTCCTATGCCACGGAATAACGCCTTTCGTCAAGAACTTCGAGTGGCTGAGGATCAGATTTTATTCATGTATGCGGGAAATATGGGAGAAAAACAGGGATTGGAGTTGGTGCTCCAGGCAGCAGAACACCTACGTTATTATTCTCAGCTTCGCTTTGTGCTAGTGGGAGCTGGGGTAGCAAAGCAACGTTTGGAGAAGATGGCGGAGGAGATGAAACTAACTAATGTGACATTTCTGCCAGTGCAGCCTCTAGAGCGCCTTCCCGAAATGTTAGCAGCAGCAGACGTGCATTTGGTAGTCCAGAAAAGCGAGGCTGCGGATTTAGTTATGCCGTCGAAGCTAACTAATATTTTAGCAGCTGGGCGGCCTGTAGTGGCTACAGCTGACTCGGGCACGGCTCTTCATGATGTACTTACGAGTTACCAAGCAGGTATAGTTACTCCTCCAGGAGACTTAAAAGCGTTTATAGATGCCTTGCAGCTTTTAGCAGAATCGGCAATCCTACGGGAGCAAATGGGACGTAATGCAAGACTTTATGCGGAGCGTTACTTAGATAAGGAGCGGATCCTAAAAGATTTTGAGGACAAGCTCATTACCTTAGTGAGGGAGGTTAGGAAAAGATGA
- a CDS encoding glycosyltransferase family 4 protein has protein sequence MRRVVLIDPFSTGHHVSYARILAKGLRNRGSEVVAIGDPQLLKGLGNLIIEGVPLELQGKGEAIIREWQKFHYMQVAVNFAQKMKPDIIHFLYLDRFALVLAMSGVLGMQYRATLHWGYMLPEFLSRPLQRVRAAFEVRALRRLAARGFRIIVHSRWLQKSLAERVGHRTFDFVPYPVEPHDSSESRLRARLLRESLGLPKGSRLVLVFGGTRYDKGVDLAVKALMHLDTYWHLLVAGKSESFDEVTLLELARRHGVRERLHLHLQYIPEEIINDFFLAADVVLLPYRSIFSGQSGPLTLAASLGIPVAAASVPVLAETVEQYRLGVLFPPEDICGMAQALRVLEEKQICTLQSEFCRDHSPDAFIEAVMKSYVSSE, from the coding sequence ATGAGAAGGGTTGTGTTGATTGATCCGTTTTCTACAGGGCACCATGTGAGCTATGCTCGAATTTTGGCTAAAGGGTTACGGAATAGAGGAAGCGAAGTAGTGGCCATTGGTGACCCTCAGTTGCTCAAGGGGCTTGGGAATTTGATAATTGAAGGGGTACCCTTAGAGTTACAGGGTAAAGGTGAGGCAATCATCCGAGAGTGGCAAAAATTTCATTACATGCAAGTTGCCGTAAATTTTGCCCAAAAAATGAAACCAGACATTATTCACTTCCTTTATCTAGACCGTTTTGCGTTGGTGCTGGCAATGAGCGGGGTCTTAGGGATGCAGTATAGGGCCACATTACACTGGGGCTATATGCTTCCTGAGTTTTTGTCACGTCCTTTACAAAGGGTGCGAGCTGCTTTCGAAGTGAGGGCTTTGCGTCGGTTGGCTGCTCGGGGTTTTCGTATTATAGTGCATTCTCGCTGGTTACAGAAGTCATTAGCTGAGAGGGTGGGGCACCGTACATTTGATTTTGTGCCTTATCCGGTTGAGCCTCACGATTCAAGTGAGTCACGTCTAAGAGCACGTTTGTTGCGAGAAAGTCTTGGGCTGCCTAAAGGTTCGAGACTGGTGTTGGTCTTTGGAGGTACTCGTTACGATAAGGGAGTAGACTTAGCGGTTAAAGCGCTGATGCATTTGGATACGTATTGGCACTTACTCGTGGCGGGAAAATCAGAAAGCTTTGATGAAGTTACTTTGCTGGAACTAGCTCGTCGACATGGAGTCCGTGAACGGTTACATCTTCACCTTCAGTATATCCCCGAAGAAATTATTAATGATTTTTTCTTGGCAGCGGATGTTGTTCTGCTACCGTATCGTTCTATCTTTAGTGGACAAAGCGGACCTCTTACGCTTGCAGCTTCTCTAGGAATTCCCGTGGCAGCAGCAAGTGTTCCAGTGTTAGCGGAAACTGTAGAGCAATATAGGTTGGGAGTTCTATTTCCGCCAGAAGACATCTGTGGGATGGCTCAAGCACTTCGAGTTTTGGAGGAGAAACAGATTTGCACTCTTCAATCAGAGTTTTGCCGAGATCATAGCCCCGATGCTTTTATTGAAGCCGTCATGAAAAGCTATGTAAGCTCAGAATAG
- a CDS encoding LicD family protein — translation MYEFIILALTIGGVLMLRPSIFGEMYSEYGLGIITAILILDLIKHRFVIPGRIKKYLPFLFWFSFLWFYMLITALLFISSNFVFAVKAFILNFITVWAVALILARGERNYLFFRWFGRIMAILGYSSLITFVVSFFYPLNNLYFGQIVTPSYRAAGQIYFPFTIRYGRYTFGDFVLLRDQGVFREPGILQAFANFMLVRALNFKEKFWVILGLLMQLVFTFSTATLFLTPITLGLWHLFISNNRRKYWKFRLILFSRFTSAFMGVLLIIVGAIAFLHFPGFGFSDKLLTHETSISDRVDNMIQGFVAGLEKPFGIGLYGVNRSNAGINLVAATEQIGIIGFILAIGVYIVSVLSAPARARKKFAIMIMPLFITALVSQPLLDAPFDGSPKNWLLRRIHYSRIKFYRVIIQYYYCNDKIIKDRGLKGVLKKKIMDLVKLIFKLFSKKITIQNIHKRLENLLRKYDYYNSDIVCNYLGAWGSKEFIPRKYVGEKKKIEFEGYNFSSIEDPVAYLSKIYGDFMKLPPIEKRKSHHAFSFIELN, via the coding sequence GTGTATGAGTTTATAATATTAGCCTTGACGATAGGCGGTGTTCTCATGCTTAGACCGTCAATATTTGGAGAAATGTATTCTGAATATGGATTAGGGATCATTACTGCAATCTTGATACTTGACCTTATAAAACATAGATTTGTTATACCAGGTAGGATCAAAAAGTATTTGCCGTTTTTGTTTTGGTTTTCGTTTTTGTGGTTTTATATGCTGATTACTGCTTTGCTTTTTATATCATCAAATTTCGTTTTCGCGGTCAAAGCTTTTATTCTTAACTTTATCACTGTGTGGGCTGTTGCTTTAATATTAGCGAGAGGTGAAAGAAATTACTTGTTCTTTCGATGGTTTGGAAGGATAATGGCAATCCTTGGATACTCTTCGTTGATAACTTTTGTTGTTAGTTTTTTCTACCCGCTGAATAATTTATATTTCGGACAAATAGTAACACCTTCATACCGTGCAGCTGGTCAAATATACTTTCCATTTACTATAAGGTACGGGAGATATACATTTGGAGACTTTGTTCTTCTAAGAGATCAAGGTGTATTTAGAGAACCAGGGATCCTTCAAGCATTTGCTAACTTTATGCTCGTTCGGGCACTTAATTTCAAAGAAAAATTCTGGGTGATACTCGGACTATTGATGCAATTGGTATTTACATTTTCAACTGCGACCTTGTTCTTAACACCTATAACTCTTGGCTTATGGCATTTATTTATAAGTAATAATAGAAGAAAATACTGGAAATTTCGGCTAATCCTCTTTAGCCGATTCACTAGTGCATTTATGGGTGTTCTTTTAATTATTGTGGGAGCGATCGCATTCTTGCATTTTCCGGGTTTCGGATTTAGTGATAAACTCCTAACACACGAGACATCAATTTCGGATCGAGTAGACAACATGATTCAGGGTTTTGTTGCTGGCTTGGAGAAGCCCTTTGGAATTGGCCTTTATGGAGTTAACAGGTCTAACGCCGGCATTAACCTTGTGGCAGCTACCGAACAAATAGGAATCATTGGGTTTATTCTCGCTATTGGTGTTTATATTGTTAGTGTGTTATCCGCTCCTGCTCGTGCAAGGAAGAAATTTGCGATAATGATTATGCCGCTTTTTATCACAGCATTGGTAAGTCAACCCCTTCTAGATGCACCTTTTGATGGTTCCCCAAAAAACTGGCTATTAAGGAGAATACATTATTCACGAATCAAGTTCTACAGAGTTATAATTCAATATTACTATTGTAACGATAAAATAATTAAAGATCGTGGTTTAAAAGGAGTTTTAAAGAAAAAAATTATGGACCTCGTTAAACTTATTTTTAAGTTGTTTTCAAAGAAGATAACTATACAAAATATCCACAAAAGATTAGAGAACCTTCTTAGAAAATATGATTATTACAATTCCGATATTGTGTGCAACTATCTTGGAGCATGGGGTTCGAAAGAATTTATTCCAAGAAAATATGTTGGAGAAAAGAAAAAAATTGAATTCGAAGGATATAATTTTAGTAGCATTGAGGATCCAGTTGCATATTTAAGTAAGATTTACGGTGATTTTATGAAACTTCCTCCTATCGAAAAAAGAAAAAGTCATCATGCTTTTTCGTTTATAGAGTTAAATTAG